The following proteins come from a genomic window of Geomonas sp. RF6:
- a CDS encoding ABC transporter substrate-binding protein — MKRSVWLLSALFVMGCITGCNEKGVKIGVSAPISGDIAALGQSTKNAVLLAQEEINAKGGINVGGKMQKVTFIIEDDENKPEAAATVFQKLINQDKVVAIIGSQSSKCSNAGAPIAEAAGIPQISPWSTNPNVTSGKQFVFRACFIDPYQGKVVAGFARDKMKAATAAVLYDVASDYNKGIAEVFRDEFAKSGGKVVGFETYNTNDKDFSAQLSKIKGATPDVLFLPNYFNDVPLQIQQARKLGMTCKVVGSDGWDNQELIKMGGKDMEGAYFTNHYSPDVDRPASKAFIAKYTKKFNSQVDAAAALTYDSVYLLVNAIEKAGKADPKAIRDAIASTKNFEGATGAISFSGSGDPTKGAVIIRISNGKFVFDSAVN; from the coding sequence ATGAAGAGATCGGTATGGTTGCTATCGGCGCTGTTTGTTATGGGATGTATTACCGGGTGCAATGAAAAGGGCGTGAAGATCGGCGTCTCGGCGCCCATCTCCGGCGATATCGCTGCCTTGGGACAGTCCACCAAGAATGCGGTCCTCCTGGCGCAGGAGGAGATCAACGCCAAGGGCGGGATCAACGTCGGCGGAAAGATGCAGAAGGTCACCTTCATCATCGAGGATGACGAGAACAAGCCCGAAGCGGCGGCCACCGTCTTCCAGAAGCTGATCAACCAGGACAAGGTCGTGGCGATCATCGGCTCCCAGTCCAGCAAATGTTCCAACGCCGGCGCTCCCATCGCCGAGGCAGCAGGGATTCCCCAGATTTCCCCCTGGTCCACCAACCCCAACGTGACCAGCGGGAAGCAGTTCGTTTTCCGCGCCTGCTTCATCGACCCGTACCAGGGTAAGGTCGTGGCAGGGTTTGCGCGCGACAAGATGAAAGCGGCTACCGCGGCGGTTCTCTATGACGTAGCCAGCGATTACAACAAGGGAATTGCCGAAGTCTTCCGCGACGAGTTCGCCAAAAGTGGCGGGAAGGTCGTCGGCTTCGAAACCTACAACACCAACGACAAGGATTTCTCGGCGCAGCTCAGCAAGATCAAAGGCGCGACCCCGGATGTCCTCTTCCTTCCGAACTACTTCAACGACGTGCCGCTTCAGATCCAGCAGGCCCGCAAGCTCGGCATGACCTGCAAGGTCGTCGGAAGCGACGGCTGGGATAACCAGGAGCTGATCAAGATGGGCGGCAAGGACATGGAAGGTGCCTACTTCACCAACCACTACTCCCCGGATGTGGATCGCCCGGCCTCCAAGGCCTTTATCGCGAAGTACACCAAGAAGTTCAACTCCCAGGTCGACGCCGCAGCCGCCCTGACCTACGACTCGGTCTACCTGCTCGTGAATGCCATCGAGAAGGCCGGGAAGGCCGATCCGAAGGCGATCAGGGACGCCATTGCCTCCACGAAGAACTTCGAGGGCGCAACCGGCGCTATCAGCTTCAGCGGCTCCGGTGACCCGACGAAGGGCGCCGTCATCATCCGTATCTCCAACGGCAAGTTTGTCTTCGACAGCGCGGTGAATTAG
- a CDS encoding putative bifunctional diguanylate cyclase/phosphodiesterase — translation MNDSGAHPAEHAEALILVVHDDAAVRQLACAALEQAGFSIAEAEDGRQGLEDFERLQPDIILLDVMLPGLDGFSICSAIRQLPVGSDTPILMMTGLDDTEAINEAYEAGATDFITKPISWPVLCHRVRYILRSNRAIQDLRVSESRLSKAHRIARMGVWEWALQRDKLYWSKEVYLIFGINPAGFEVTYQSFIDTIHPSDKESFQRAMDRALSGNRILSVDNRIVLPNGDVRFCHTEGEVFYDAHGRATKIAGTVQDITERKRTEEQIRSLAYFDSITGLPNRLLFHDQLERAIAFAARHRRKVAVMFLDLDRFKEINDTLGHAAGDDLLKGIAGRLQQCLRGYDLVSRNCALEGSRGNSTIARLGGDEFTVILQDIGGVQHVTTVARRILKAVAEPFSLGEVEICISASIGISIYPDDGNDSGALVKNADAAMYHAKKEGRNNLQFFTQAMNDAALERLVLEQQLRKALANEEFTIHYQPQVDAAKGEVVGLEALIRWQSPELGFISPAKFIPFAEEIGQVVAIDEWVVAAVCRQIKTWLNLGITPPRVAVNLSGHHLIRMNLVGVMMRSLAEAGIEGELLELELTEGVFMQKSEEVIATLHSLRELGLTISIDDFGTGYSSLSYLKRFPIDTLKIDRSFVNEVSHDADSATITSTIISMAKSLRLGVIAEGVETEEQREFLQENDCTIMQGYYFSPPVPAEEVIQVITDGLPAPKGGLLLGAGVAAVGVQQ, via the coding sequence ATGAACGACAGCGGAGCTCACCCCGCAGAACATGCGGAAGCGTTGATACTGGTGGTCCATGACGATGCCGCGGTGCGCCAGCTGGCGTGCGCCGCCCTGGAACAGGCCGGCTTCAGCATCGCCGAGGCGGAAGACGGTCGCCAGGGGCTGGAGGACTTCGAAAGGCTGCAGCCCGACATCATCCTGCTCGACGTGATGCTGCCCGGACTCGACGGCTTCTCCATCTGCAGCGCGATCCGGCAACTGCCGGTCGGGAGCGACACCCCCATACTCATGATGACGGGGCTCGACGACACGGAAGCGATCAACGAAGCGTACGAGGCGGGCGCCACCGATTTCATCACCAAGCCGATCTCCTGGCCGGTTCTCTGCCACCGCGTGCGTTACATTCTCCGGTCCAACAGGGCGATCCAGGACCTGCGGGTCAGCGAGTCCCGGCTCAGCAAGGCGCACCGCATCGCCCGCATGGGGGTGTGGGAGTGGGCCTTGCAGCGCGACAAGCTGTACTGGTCAAAGGAGGTGTACCTGATCTTCGGCATCAACCCCGCCGGCTTCGAGGTCACCTACCAGTCCTTCATCGATACCATTCACCCCTCCGACAAGGAGTCGTTCCAGCGGGCGATGGACCGCGCACTTTCCGGCAACAGGATCCTCAGCGTCGACAACCGCATCGTCCTACCAAACGGGGACGTACGCTTCTGCCATACGGAAGGAGAGGTTTTTTACGACGCGCACGGGCGTGCAACGAAGATAGCCGGAACGGTCCAGGACATCACCGAACGAAAGCGGACCGAGGAACAGATTCGCTCCCTCGCCTACTTCGACAGCATCACGGGGCTCCCGAACCGCCTCCTTTTCCACGACCAGCTGGAGCGCGCCATCGCCTTTGCGGCCCGGCACCGCAGGAAGGTGGCGGTGATGTTCCTCGACCTCGACCGATTCAAGGAGATAAACGACACCCTCGGCCATGCGGCAGGGGACGACCTCCTGAAGGGGATAGCCGGCCGCCTGCAGCAGTGCCTGAGAGGGTACGACCTCGTGTCCCGCAACTGCGCCCTGGAGGGAAGCCGGGGCAACAGCACCATAGCGCGCCTGGGGGGGGACGAGTTCACCGTCATCCTGCAGGACATAGGAGGGGTGCAGCACGTAACCACCGTTGCCCGGCGAATATTGAAGGCGGTGGCCGAGCCGTTTTCGCTGGGCGAGGTGGAGATCTGCATCTCCGCAAGTATCGGCATCAGCATCTATCCCGATGACGGTAACGATTCGGGGGCGCTGGTGAAAAACGCCGATGCCGCCATGTATCACGCGAAGAAGGAAGGTCGGAACAACCTGCAGTTTTTCACGCAGGCGATGAACGACGCCGCGCTGGAAAGGCTCGTACTGGAACAGCAGCTGAGAAAGGCGCTGGCAAACGAGGAGTTCACCATCCACTACCAGCCGCAGGTGGACGCGGCGAAGGGGGAGGTGGTCGGGCTCGAGGCACTGATCCGGTGGCAGAGCCCGGAACTCGGGTTCATCTCCCCGGCGAAGTTCATCCCCTTTGCTGAGGAAATCGGGCAGGTGGTGGCGATCGACGAGTGGGTGGTAGCCGCGGTATGCCGGCAGATCAAGACGTGGCTGAACCTGGGGATCACCCCTCCGCGGGTAGCGGTGAACCTGTCGGGGCATCACCTCATCAGGATGAATCTTGTGGGAGTGATGATGAGAAGCCTCGCCGAGGCCGGGATTGAAGGGGAGCTGCTCGAGCTGGAACTTACCGAAGGGGTTTTCATGCAGAAGAGCGAAGAGGTGATCGCCACCCTCCACAGCCTGAGAGAGTTGGGGCTCACCATCTCCATCGACGATTTCGGCACCGGCTACTCATCGCTGAGCTACCTGAAGCGTTTTCCGATCGACACCCTGAAAATCGACCGCTCCTTCGTGAACGAAGTCAGCCACGACGCGGACAGCGCCACCATCACCAGCACCATCATCTCCATGGCCAAGAGCCTGCGGCTCGGCGTCATCGCCGAGGGGGTGGAAACAGAGGAGCAGCGGGAATTCCTCCAGGAAAATGACTGCACGATCATGCAAGGCTACTACTTCAGCCCGCCGGTACCGGCCGAAGAGGTGATCCAGGTGATCACCGACGGCCTCCCCGCCCCCAAAGGCGGATTACTCCTAGGGGCTGGAGTAGCGGCAGTGGGTGTACAGCAGTAG